In Leptospira langatensis, a genomic segment contains:
- a CDS encoding cysteine rich repeat-containing protein: protein MKRIILLLIVSVIGVSIYAQGGGSRKSRMGGPGSPCFEDREKYCKDMVKGQGRVRDCLMENVEKLAPACKEHLEKRWGKKKT, encoded by the coding sequence ATGAAACGTATAATATTATTGTTAATAGTTTCGGTCATTGGTGTTTCGATTTACGCGCAAGGAGGCGGTTCCCGTAAATCTAGAATGGGCGGGCCGGGGAGTCCTTGTTTTGAAGATCGGGAAAAGTATTGTAAGGATATGGTCAAAGGCCAAGGAAGGGTGAGAGACTGCTTGATGGAGAATGTTGAAAAGCTCGCTCCTGCTTGTAAGGAACATTTGGAGAAAAGATGGGGGAAGAAAAAAACCTAA
- a CDS encoding glycosyl hydrolase family 18 protein, with translation MERVRASTWSQDFFAMMKYIHLYDEMHPFIYNLEGGRKNTGRILSVWKPDEIAERIQWLRIMSPRTLIIPTIFRWENDFEKVADVIGLNGNTKTRDFHIQSILKEVEKYGYDGIDIDYEGMTCEKKEAFQEFLILLRDELHKRGKLLSVAIHPKTLAEKPSVYSCKGLKSPIQVDFYEAYRGQLTHDYEFLGKVADKVKIMAYELHPRKNGFPGPGPQAPDWWIDRILEYASGRIPNEKLYMAIPTYGYDWPLNCDIDSKSVYYSRAKWIQDKMLPRKEEPTDILEIFKTQPKLGDWKYLRPYLYRHEGHVYSDPSLWYRMGGCDRVAFYMNRSAFEAKMKILEKYKIRGFSFWQLIEDNDPEINRYLEEKLGEGK, from the coding sequence ATGGAACGAGTCCGGGCCTCTACTTGGTCCCAGGATTTCTTCGCGATGATGAAATACATCCATCTCTACGATGAGATGCATCCGTTTATCTATAATCTGGAAGGAGGAAGAAAGAATACCGGACGCATTCTCTCCGTCTGGAAACCGGATGAGATCGCTGAAAGGATCCAATGGCTGCGGATCATGTCACCTCGGACCTTGATCATTCCTACTATCTTTCGTTGGGAGAATGATTTCGAGAAGGTTGCGGATGTAATTGGGCTGAACGGAAATACGAAAACTCGCGATTTTCATATCCAGTCCATCCTGAAAGAGGTGGAGAAATACGGCTACGACGGGATAGACATCGACTATGAAGGAATGACCTGCGAGAAGAAGGAAGCATTTCAGGAATTCTTAATATTGCTTCGGGACGAACTTCATAAGCGGGGAAAGTTGCTCTCCGTCGCCATTCATCCTAAGACCCTTGCGGAAAAGCCTTCCGTTTATTCTTGCAAAGGATTGAAATCTCCCATCCAGGTGGATTTTTACGAAGCATATAGAGGACAGCTTACTCACGATTATGAGTTCTTAGGAAAGGTCGCAGATAAGGTAAAGATCATGGCCTACGAACTTCATCCTCGCAAGAACGGATTTCCTGGGCCAGGACCGCAAGCTCCCGATTGGTGGATCGATAGGATCCTAGAGTATGCTTCGGGTAGAATTCCGAATGAGAAATTGTACATGGCAATTCCTACTTACGGATACGATTGGCCTCTGAACTGCGATATAGACTCTAAATCGGTATATTATTCTAGAGCAAAATGGATCCAGGATAAGATGCTTCCCCGAAAAGAAGAACCGACGGATATACTGGAGATCTTTAAGACTCAACCTAAATTAGGGGACTGGAAATACCTAAGACCATATTTATATAGACACGAAGGACATGTGTATTCGGATCCTTCTCTTTGGTATAGAATGGGTGGCTGTGATCGAGTAGCCTTCTACATGAATCGCTCCGCTTTCGAGGCCAAAATGAAAATATTAGAGAAATATAAAATTCGCGGATTTTCTTTTTGGCAGTTGATCGAAGACAATGATCCTGAGATCAATAGATATCTAGAGGAAAAATTGGGAGAAGGGAAATAA
- a CDS encoding MBL fold metallo-hydrolase: MHKHRQRIFFWAFFTIYLSICANCFLGAPLKKDAKSWSKDATRDHTPKTWEEVFSKPTRLEITALLTGYVLTGPAILIDAKDPKTPEDQKKEQWVPSLSYLVKHPRRGYFLLDSGVPSIDTENRCDFSLIGPLFNIQCKSEKGRDTASQLDELNIPNTDLDFVLASHLHWDHIGGMEALRKRGPIRVLLSEEEARDAGRNFAVFHGYSHKALSFDFEVSTLPKSGFIDMPILGQVYDLYGDGSVWIVSAHGHTEGEIAVLLNSVGGPILFTFDSSHLKAGFQNGVPPGATVDRKKSLETLSKMRAFAQKFPRLRVIYGHEPSQWTDKARVNLEK; this comes from the coding sequence ATGCATAAACACCGCCAAAGAATATTTTTCTGGGCTTTTTTCACAATCTATCTGTCAATTTGTGCGAATTGCTTTTTAGGAGCCCCTTTAAAAAAAGATGCCAAAAGTTGGAGTAAAGATGCCACAAGAGACCACACGCCCAAAACTTGGGAAGAGGTCTTTTCCAAACCGACCCGTTTGGAAATTACGGCATTGTTGACCGGGTATGTTCTTACTGGTCCTGCCATCCTTATCGACGCAAAGGATCCTAAGACTCCGGAGGATCAAAAAAAGGAGCAGTGGGTCCCGTCGCTTAGCTATCTGGTCAAGCACCCGAGGAGAGGGTATTTTCTTTTGGATTCGGGAGTACCGAGTATCGACACTGAAAACCGATGCGATTTCAGCCTTATCGGCCCTCTTTTTAATATACAATGTAAATCGGAAAAAGGTAGGGACACAGCGAGTCAATTGGACGAATTAAATATTCCTAATACGGATCTTGACTTTGTCTTAGCTTCGCATCTTCATTGGGATCATATAGGAGGTATGGAGGCTCTAAGAAAAAGAGGACCGATCCGAGTTTTACTTTCTGAGGAAGAAGCACGCGACGCTGGTAGAAACTTCGCAGTATTCCACGGTTACTCTCACAAGGCACTCTCGTTCGATTTCGAAGTTTCCACTCTACCCAAATCTGGATTTATAGATATGCCTATACTCGGACAAGTTTACGATCTTTATGGTGACGGCTCGGTCTGGATCGTTTCGGCGCATGGACATACCGAAGGAGAAATCGCGGTCTTGTTGAACTCGGTTGGCGGCCCGATCCTATTTACTTTCGATTCTTCTCATTTAAAAGCCGGATTCCAAAATGGCGTGCCTCCCGGAGCGACGGTCGACAGAAAAAAAAGCTTAGAAACCTTGTCGAAGATGCGAGCTTTTGCCCAAAAGTTTCCCCGGCTTAGAGTAATCTATGGACATGAGCCGTCACAATGGACGGATAAGGCACGGGTTAATTTGGAAAAATAA
- a CDS encoding Crp/Fnr family transcriptional regulator, with protein sequence MEFTNEVFRAIKLSIFSSLEEEAYLPLLKCGRMVKLRAGHIVERKEGDPEYAGLVVSGFFRMYLFSGSGRQTTVRYTKQGDMMGIVGALVPEPKSGRPEDTFVQALTDSEILAISFSDLRYYGKKSAKLGWLFAEECAERVFAALRELYGASFTSVRQRLAKHLLLNATSDMEPPFLSVRLSQQSLADSIGTVREVIVRELRGLKKEGFVSSNGSRITILDPIGLYNLSEEGY encoded by the coding sequence ATGGAATTCACTAACGAAGTATTCAGGGCTATCAAACTAAGCATTTTCTCTTCCTTAGAGGAAGAGGCATACTTACCTCTTTTAAAGTGCGGCAGAATGGTAAAGTTAAGGGCCGGCCATATCGTGGAAAGAAAGGAGGGGGATCCCGAATACGCAGGGTTAGTAGTATCGGGTTTTTTTAGAATGTATTTATTTTCGGGATCGGGACGTCAGACTACAGTCCGTTATACGAAACAAGGTGATATGATGGGCATCGTGGGTGCCTTAGTTCCGGAACCGAAAAGCGGGCGACCGGAAGATACATTTGTACAGGCTCTCACAGATTCGGAAATACTTGCGATTTCGTTTTCCGATTTGCGATATTATGGAAAGAAGTCAGCGAAGTTAGGCTGGCTATTTGCTGAAGAATGTGCCGAAAGGGTTTTCGCGGCATTAAGGGAATTGTACGGGGCCAGTTTTACGAGCGTTAGGCAAAGGCTGGCGAAACATTTGCTTTTGAATGCCACTAGTGATATGGAGCCTCCTTTTCTTTCCGTAAGGCTTTCCCAGCAAAGTCTTGCGGATTCGATAGGGACAGTCCGAGAAGTGATCGTCAGAGAATTAAGAGGCTTAAAGAAAGAAGGCTTTGTATCCAGTAACGGAAGCAGGATTACGATTCTGGATCCGATCGGCTTATACAATCTTTCCGAAGAGGGTTATTAA
- a CDS encoding acyl-CoA dehydrogenase family protein has translation MDFNLSPDEQEFTGSFRNFCKKEIHPYAEEADKKKEFPRSHYTKLGEAGYLGLLHEDEYGGQSAGLFLSTLAMEIVSEFCGSTFFSAGASAGLFGLPLKHFGTSEQKAKYLPDIITGKKIGSLGVTEPDGGSDVSAVSSLARKTGSDRYILSGQKTYITNAPNADYCLVLARTQDESGKEKGLTHFILDLHSKGVSRSAPMDKMGLKASPTGALFFEDVEIPEENILGKLGKGFRQTMQTFNAERLSLAAYSLGVMKACLDESKAFSSTRKSFGKSISQHQGVAFMLAEIYSKYEAAKWLTYNVAWEMEKSDQEGKGNMSLAGKCAACKLFATTAAREVTNLAVQIHGGAGFMDEYKVSRLYRDVRLGEIGGGTSEIQKLIISGSIMKE, from the coding sequence ATGGATTTCAACCTTTCTCCAGATGAACAAGAGTTCACTGGATCCTTTCGTAATTTTTGTAAAAAGGAAATTCATCCCTACGCGGAAGAAGCAGATAAGAAGAAGGAGTTCCCAAGATCTCATTATACTAAGCTTGGAGAAGCAGGATACCTAGGACTTCTACACGAAGACGAATATGGCGGACAAAGCGCAGGACTTTTCCTAAGCACTCTTGCTATGGAGATCGTTTCCGAATTTTGCGGTTCTACTTTTTTTAGTGCTGGTGCTTCAGCCGGTTTATTCGGGCTTCCTCTGAAACATTTTGGCACCTCGGAACAAAAGGCAAAATACCTGCCGGATATCATCACCGGAAAGAAGATCGGCTCCTTAGGAGTAACCGAACCCGACGGAGGCTCCGACGTTTCCGCAGTTTCCTCTCTCGCTAGAAAAACGGGATCGGATCGTTATATTCTTTCCGGCCAAAAGACGTATATCACAAACGCACCGAATGCAGACTATTGCCTGGTCCTAGCAAGGACCCAGGATGAATCCGGAAAAGAAAAAGGACTCACTCATTTCATTCTGGACCTGCATAGCAAAGGAGTCTCTAGATCCGCTCCTATGGATAAGATGGGACTCAAGGCATCTCCTACGGGAGCCTTGTTCTTCGAAGATGTCGAGATCCCGGAAGAAAATATATTAGGAAAACTGGGTAAAGGTTTTCGTCAGACCATGCAAACCTTCAATGCGGAGCGACTCTCCTTGGCCGCTTATTCTCTCGGGGTCATGAAGGCATGCTTGGACGAGTCCAAGGCATTTTCTTCCACCAGAAAGAGTTTTGGTAAATCCATCTCCCAACACCAAGGAGTGGCCTTTATGCTCGCAGAGATCTACTCCAAATATGAAGCGGCCAAATGGCTGACATACAATGTGGCTTGGGAAATGGAAAAAAGTGATCAGGAAGGAAAAGGAAATATGAGTCTCGCCGGTAAATGCGCCGCTTGCAAACTATTCGCCACCACTGCCGCGAGAGAAGTAACGAATCTTGCCGTCCAGATCCATGGAGGCGCCGGTTTTATGGATGAATACAAGGTTTCTCGTTTATATAGAGACGTAAGGCTCGGCGAAATTGGTGGAGGAACAAGCGAGATCCAGAAGCTCATCATCTCCGGAAGCATCATGAAGGAATAA
- a CDS encoding crotonase/enoyl-CoA hydratase family protein, with protein MTSYAYILTEKKGPVFSIILNRPSERNAMNTQMIFELCDALTKYEDDTEARCAVIHANGLHFTFGLELQEVANTLLERGENLFPPKSINPWDTGGTGRIRKKPVICAVHGFCLTLGIELLLACDIGLAAEKTVFAQMEVQRGIPPFGGATVRFVRTAGWGNAMKYILTGDSFDAKEAYRMGIVQEVLPKKDLLPRAFELAEKISAQAPLAVQASIANARKALEEGQAPAISELFSITIENLRSPDGQEGVRSFLEKRNAVFKGK; from the coding sequence ATGACATCGTATGCTTATATTCTTACCGAAAAGAAAGGACCCGTATTTTCCATCATTCTGAATCGCCCAAGTGAAAGGAACGCGATGAACACTCAGATGATCTTCGAGCTATGTGATGCCCTTACAAAGTATGAGGACGATACGGAAGCGAGATGTGCAGTAATCCATGCAAACGGTTTGCATTTCACCTTCGGATTGGAACTTCAGGAAGTAGCGAACACGCTTTTAGAAAGAGGAGAAAACCTTTTCCCACCAAAAAGCATCAATCCTTGGGATACTGGAGGAACCGGAAGGATCCGTAAGAAGCCTGTGATCTGTGCGGTCCATGGATTTTGTCTAACGTTAGGTATTGAACTCTTACTTGCCTGCGATATAGGCCTCGCCGCAGAAAAGACAGTCTTTGCGCAAATGGAAGTACAAAGAGGAATCCCTCCCTTCGGAGGAGCCACAGTTCGTTTCGTCAGGACAGCCGGTTGGGGAAATGCAATGAAATATATCCTTACAGGAGATAGCTTCGATGCGAAAGAAGCCTACCGCATGGGGATCGTGCAGGAAGTCCTACCTAAAAAGGATCTTCTCCCAAGAGCTTTCGAACTTGCAGAAAAGATCTCCGCCCAAGCTCCCCTTGCAGTACAAGCAAGCATCGCAAATGCAAGAAAGGCTTTAGAAGAAGGCCAAGCTCCGGCAATCTCCGAATTATTCTCTATTACGATCGAAAACCTGAGATCTCCGGACGGCCAGGAAGGAGTACGTTCTTTCTTAGAAAAAAGGAATGCAGTGTTTAAGGGCAAATAA
- a CDS encoding helix-turn-helix domain-containing protein: MQNLSISIPTWLSDHPILWVPVSFSIFGTYLGPLLFIGQNVLERKTALNRLLSLLFICLGLLQASGLCFIFGLYSLPHLILLHIPVLGSIGPILYGIHRIIQNSEVEKSAFGLSAKHAILPAIIWFFFLLSFLPDTEKIRNGILVFASEVRTYDLVFYIPLIILAGYILGLLRGTRILFKLGVLKEEWTARVLLYIIIATIVNHSIGAFFLVGKNSIFLLISASMMALSLCISYLIGRRYPAYFQNLQEVARVTNQKYARSLLQGMDIQVLRENLLQTMEREKLFQDEDLSLASLADELGLSSHQLSELINQEMGKNFSVFVNEYRIKEACRLLQEKEDRSILDIAYEVGFRSKTSFHRAFTKQVGVPPSEFREKRPK; the protein is encoded by the coding sequence ATGCAGAATTTGTCGATATCCATCCCTACTTGGTTATCCGATCATCCGATCTTATGGGTTCCAGTCTCTTTCTCTATTTTCGGAACGTATTTGGGGCCCCTTCTTTTCATAGGACAGAACGTATTAGAAAGGAAGACCGCTTTAAATCGACTTCTTTCGCTTTTATTTATTTGCTTAGGGTTATTGCAGGCTAGCGGACTTTGCTTTATCTTCGGACTGTATTCCCTTCCTCATTTGATTCTATTACATATTCCTGTTTTAGGTTCGATTGGGCCGATCTTATACGGGATCCATAGGATCATACAGAATTCGGAAGTGGAAAAGTCGGCTTTCGGTCTGAGCGCAAAACACGCAATTCTTCCTGCGATCATTTGGTTTTTCTTTCTTCTGAGCTTTCTTCCCGATACGGAGAAGATCCGAAACGGAATATTGGTCTTTGCGAGCGAAGTCAGAACATACGATCTCGTATTTTACATTCCTCTAATCATATTGGCCGGTTATATACTCGGGCTCTTAAGAGGGACCAGGATCCTTTTTAAACTTGGGGTCCTGAAAGAAGAATGGACCGCAAGGGTTCTACTCTATATTATCATTGCGACGATCGTGAACCATTCCATTGGGGCCTTCTTCTTGGTGGGAAAGAATTCCATCTTTCTCTTGATCAGTGCTTCTATGATGGCCTTAAGTCTCTGTATTTCCTATTTGATCGGTAGAAGATACCCTGCTTATTTCCAGAACTTACAAGAGGTAGCCAGGGTCACGAATCAGAAATACGCAAGATCCTTATTGCAGGGAATGGACATCCAAGTCCTGAGAGAGAATCTATTGCAGACCATGGAGAGAGAGAAATTGTTTCAGGACGAAGACTTGAGCCTTGCAAGTCTCGCGGATGAATTGGGGCTTTCTTCTCACCAGCTTTCCGAATTGATCAATCAGGAAATGGGGAAGAATTTCTCGGTTTTCGTAAATGAGTATCGCATCAAGGAAGCATGTCGCCTTCTTCAGGAAAAAGAAGATAGATCGATCCTGGATATCGCCTACGAAGTAGGGTTTCGGAGTAAAACATCCTTTCACAGGGCGTTTACGAAACAAGTGGGAGTTCCGCCCTCGGAATTTAGGGAAAAAAGGCCTAAGTAG